The Dethiosulfovibrio peptidovorans DSM 11002 genome has a window encoding:
- a CDS encoding MFS transporter, which yields MTTAGKALSSKTKVALLSTGHLVNDVHTAFLDTFLPYLVKNLGLSYAQAGILTSLSGVIHTVFQPIMGHVADRHTRPWPIMFGPIAAALGASMIPLSTSYAMALTMVTLWGIGAATFHPQGQGSLGYVAPPSELAFAISLFGLGGMSGGTISSIYAIALYRYFPHWAMPVIAVIPPLILAAVYYKTMPKIRDRSPEEDSDDIGMIKNLSSVFKRIYPIWAVTILRECSQKGVRFLLPLLIVSEGGSITKVGTFLFFLSLTASILPLIAARIAMEVGNVKIVKIIIPLASTFLVIGWATEGFLSLAMIVIGGASITACNPATDAMAQELAPDKRSTASSLMMGFSFGLAGVAMAPLGWFTDAAGLRAALGIVAFLPFLSLPVMYLLWPKKGLIR from the coding sequence ATGACGACCGCCGGAAAAGCTCTATCCTCCAAGACTAAAGTAGCCCTTCTATCCACAGGGCATCTGGTGAACGACGTACACACGGCGTTTCTCGACACCTTCTTGCCCTATCTGGTCAAGAATCTGGGTCTGTCCTACGCCCAGGCCGGTATACTGACGTCCCTATCAGGGGTGATCCACACGGTTTTTCAGCCGATAATGGGTCACGTGGCGGACAGACACACCAGGCCCTGGCCCATAATGTTCGGTCCCATAGCGGCGGCTCTGGGGGCATCCATGATACCTCTTTCGACCTCGTACGCCATGGCTCTGACCATGGTGACTTTGTGGGGGATAGGGGCTGCCACCTTCCACCCTCAGGGACAGGGCTCTCTGGGATACGTGGCCCCTCCGTCGGAGCTGGCCTTCGCCATTTCCCTCTTCGGGCTGGGAGGCATGTCCGGAGGTACCATCAGCTCAATCTATGCCATAGCCCTCTATCGTTACTTTCCCCACTGGGCGATGCCTGTAATAGCGGTTATTCCACCTCTGATACTGGCGGCAGTGTACTACAAAACCATGCCTAAGATAAGGGACAGATCTCCCGAGGAAGACAGCGACGACATCGGTATGATAAAAAACCTATCCTCCGTGTTTAAACGGATATACCCAATATGGGCCGTGACCATCCTGAGAGAATGTTCCCAAAAGGGAGTCCGTTTTCTCCTTCCCCTTCTGATAGTGTCGGAGGGAGGCTCGATCACCAAGGTGGGGACTTTTCTATTCTTCCTGTCCCTTACCGCGTCGATACTGCCTCTGATAGCGGCGAGGATAGCCATGGAGGTCGGAAACGTAAAAATCGTCAAGATAATAATCCCTCTGGCCTCCACCTTTTTGGTGATAGGATGGGCTACAGAGGGCTTTCTGTCCCTGGCTATGATAGTTATAGGAGGAGCGTCCATAACGGCCTGCAATCCCGCCACAGACGCCATGGCTCAGGAGCTGGCTCCCGACAAAAGAAGCACCGCCAGCTCTCTCATGATGGGCTTCTCCTTCGGACTGGCAGGAGTGGCCATGGCCCCTCTGGGATGGTTCACCGACGCTGCGGGACTCCGAGCCGCCCTGGGTATCGTGGCATTTCTGCCCTTTCTGTCCCTTCCGGTGATGTACCTGTTGTGGCCAAAAAAGGGACTTATCCGATAG
- the sdaAB gene encoding L-serine ammonia-lyase, iron-sulfur-dependent subunit beta produces the protein MSLMEIIGPVMIGPSSSHTAGAAKLGNVARRLWGGDIKEATLYLRGSFAATYWGHGTDRALVGGLMGWHPDDDRIPRAFEIASESGMIYHFKEEFVDGAHPNSVRFVLSDGDRTMEMVGASIGGGSVRIQEIDGFPVDIDGELPTLVIFHRDKPGVMASITSELFRMKLNIAQMTLKRKARGKDAMVFIEMDGALDEESLKSLEGFHHAYTRMFLLPPAREEIE, from the coding sequence ATGTCTCTTATGGAGATAATAGGACCGGTCATGATAGGGCCGTCCTCGAGCCACACCGCCGGGGCGGCCAAACTTGGAAACGTGGCCAGAAGATTATGGGGCGGAGACATAAAGGAGGCCACCCTTTACCTCAGAGGCAGCTTCGCCGCTACCTACTGGGGACACGGCACAGACAGGGCCCTGGTAGGGGGGCTTATGGGATGGCACCCCGACGACGACAGAATACCCAGAGCCTTCGAGATAGCATCTGAATCGGGCATGATCTACCATTTCAAGGAGGAATTCGTGGACGGAGCCCACCCCAACTCGGTCCGTTTCGTCCTCTCCGACGGAGATAGGACCATGGAGATGGTGGGGGCCTCCATAGGTGGAGGCTCGGTGAGGATACAGGAGATAGACGGGTTTCCGGTGGACATAGACGGAGAGCTTCCGACCCTGGTGATATTCCACAGGGACAAGCCGGGGGTGATGGCGTCCATAACGTCCGAGCTATTCAGGATGAAGCTGAACATAGCCCAGATGACCCTCAAGAGAAAGGCACGGGGAAAGGACGCCATGGTGTTCATAGAGATGGACGGAGCCCTGGACGAGGAATCCCTGAAGAGCCTGGAGGGTTTTCACCACGCCTACACCAGGATGTTCCTGCTTCCCCCTGCCAGAGAGGAGATCGAATAA
- the sdaAA gene encoding L-serine ammonia-lyase, iron-sulfur-dependent, subunit alpha — MRSFGEMLAYMEENGVNLLEAILENEAAELECSTEHVLQGMADRLKTMRRSMDDGARKEMHPKIVELDAPKMRRYRMERDPLSGSISARASEIALSISTCNSSMGRVVAAPTAGSCGMLPGVLFSWEEHRNPEGDLLSEGLTVAAFIGQIIAERATLAGADGGCQAECGAAGAMAAGALVWMEGGSADQVFQAVALTLKSILGLVCDPVAGLVEVPCIKRNGMLVSLAFIAADMALAGIRSVIPADEVVDSLYEVGRSLPPSLRETGRGGVAATSTGKAITAKLRESAPSLEG; from the coding sequence ATGAGGTCCTTCGGCGAGATGCTGGCCTACATGGAGGAAAACGGGGTTAACCTTCTGGAGGCCATACTGGAGAACGAGGCGGCGGAGCTCGAGTGTTCCACCGAACATGTGCTCCAGGGAATGGCGGACAGGCTGAAAACCATGAGACGGTCCATGGACGACGGCGCCAGAAAGGAGATGCACCCCAAGATAGTAGAGCTCGACGCCCCCAAGATGAGACGCTACCGCATGGAGAGAGATCCACTGTCGGGATCCATATCGGCCAGAGCTTCGGAGATAGCCCTGTCCATAAGCACCTGTAACTCCTCCATGGGCAGGGTGGTGGCGGCCCCTACAGCTGGAAGCTGCGGAATGCTCCCGGGAGTTCTTTTCTCCTGGGAGGAGCATCGAAACCCCGAGGGAGACCTTCTATCCGAGGGACTGACCGTGGCGGCCTTCATAGGTCAGATAATAGCCGAGAGGGCCACTCTGGCCGGGGCCGATGGAGGCTGTCAGGCCGAGTGCGGTGCCGCAGGGGCCATGGCTGCCGGAGCCCTGGTCTGGATGGAGGGAGGATCGGCGGACCAGGTATTCCAGGCCGTCGCTCTGACTCTGAAATCCATACTGGGGCTGGTATGCGATCCTGTGGCGGGGCTGGTGGAGGTCCCCTGCATAAAGAGAAACGGCATGCTCGTGTCTCTGGCCTTCATAGCGGCCGACATGGCTCTGGCGGGAATCAGGTCGGTGATACCGGCCGACGAGGTAGTGGACTCCCTCTACGAGGTCGGGCGATCCCTGCCTCCCAGCCTGAGAGAGACCGGCAGAGGCGGGGTGGCAGCCACATCTACAGGAAAGGCCATAACGGCAAAACTTAGAGAATCCGCGCCCTCCCTGGAGGGATGA
- a CDS encoding UPF0182 family protein: MTYRDWFPSGKGDWFGQGDGGGEGEGGNRPPKFKFPLNKTLTITLVILGLGLFLVQASAGLLTDYYWYQARGLTSVFWMRILPQWALFGVAFVLSFIALSGSLRLAKKRAADISLPDEIARMLPLRAPFAGLIILAAAVLLALMSANGVRDQWEVALKFINGTPFGTSDPIFGKDVGFYVFTLPFLRLFQTWLMQLLFLCLAGAAAIYVLTLLPKIQLERRADVPKPVRAHLLILAAMMALNWSFGYWLERFNLLYSPRGVAFGASYTDIHADLLALNVMTALSAIVAVLLVIGIARKTWKFSAAVVGTLFVAGFVLRGVYPNIIQKYVVVPNEFTKEKPYIENNIKATNEAYDLNDLTIMEVEPGERVTEKNLEADPDTLRNVRLWEYSPLLRSYKQLQEIRSYYDFLNADIDRYSVDGRIRQVMIAAREINLRELQNPTWTNTKLEFTHGYGIVMNPVNEVSVSGQPILWVKDLPPAMSIPLSIDRPQIYYGETPENYAFVNTTVEEFDYPMGNANARTVYSGLGGVPMGSMWRRLIYALDFNDSKIIFSNVFTPDSKIMYKRNIQGRLREVAPFLMYDGDPYMAVIDGRLLWIQDCYTATADYPYSEPVLIGTGRGRSRINYIRNSVKATVDAYDGTMTFYVMNENDPLIDTWRKIFPDLFTDGSKMPAEVKEHIRYPKGLFSIQSEIYRTYHMKNPNTFYNKEDVWETMRDGDDRTTMDSYYLMMKLAGEQETEFAIISPFMPVGKNNLIAWLAGRSDGDNYGELLVYKFPKQKLIYGPTQVNALVDQTPEISAQLSLWTQRGSDVIRGNMLVIPIDNSLLYVQPLYLKADRGDLPELKRVIVSTGGRVAWAEDFGTALSKLLGLSAPPEMIPSLKTETGVGMDIHQLAERAQEAWEESQKALQGGDWSSYGDWMKELEKAIRQMTDMADTAE, encoded by the coding sequence ATGACCTACAGAGATTGGTTCCCAAGCGGAAAAGGCGACTGGTTCGGACAGGGTGACGGAGGAGGGGAAGGCGAAGGCGGAAACAGGCCTCCCAAGTTCAAATTTCCTCTGAACAAAACCCTTACGATAACCCTGGTAATCCTGGGCCTCGGTCTGTTTTTGGTACAGGCCTCGGCGGGACTTCTGACCGATTACTACTGGTATCAGGCCCGAGGACTGACCTCGGTGTTCTGGATGAGGATACTGCCCCAATGGGCCCTATTCGGGGTGGCCTTCGTCCTCTCGTTTATAGCTCTGTCCGGATCTCTGAGGCTCGCCAAAAAGAGGGCCGCCGATATTTCCCTTCCGGACGAGATAGCACGGATGCTTCCCCTGAGGGCCCCCTTCGCCGGACTGATAATACTGGCGGCGGCGGTGCTGCTCGCCCTGATGTCGGCAAACGGCGTGAGGGACCAATGGGAGGTGGCGTTGAAGTTCATCAACGGAACCCCCTTCGGCACCTCGGACCCCATCTTCGGGAAGGACGTCGGCTTCTACGTCTTCACTCTGCCGTTTCTGAGACTGTTCCAGACCTGGCTGATGCAGCTGCTGTTCCTCTGTCTCGCAGGGGCGGCGGCCATATACGTCCTAACCCTCCTTCCCAAGATACAGCTTGAGCGGCGGGCCGACGTACCAAAGCCGGTAAGGGCCCATCTACTGATACTTGCGGCAATGATGGCCCTTAACTGGTCCTTCGGATATTGGCTGGAGAGGTTCAATCTGCTCTACTCGCCCAGAGGGGTGGCTTTCGGTGCCAGCTACACCGACATACACGCCGACCTGCTGGCCCTCAACGTCATGACCGCCCTGTCCGCCATAGTGGCGGTTCTTTTGGTCATAGGAATAGCCAGGAAAACCTGGAAATTCTCGGCGGCTGTGGTCGGAACCCTTTTCGTGGCCGGGTTCGTCCTGAGAGGCGTATACCCGAACATAATACAGAAATACGTGGTCGTTCCCAACGAGTTCACCAAGGAAAAACCCTACATAGAGAACAACATAAAGGCCACCAACGAGGCCTACGACCTGAACGACCTCACCATAATGGAGGTGGAACCGGGAGAAAGGGTAACCGAAAAAAACCTGGAGGCAGACCCAGACACACTGAGAAACGTACGTCTATGGGAGTACAGCCCTCTTCTCAGAAGCTACAAACAGCTTCAGGAGATAAGGAGCTACTACGACTTCCTCAACGCCGACATAGACCGCTACTCGGTTGACGGCCGAATAAGACAGGTGATGATAGCCGCCAGGGAGATCAACCTGAGGGAACTTCAAAACCCGACCTGGACAAACACCAAGCTGGAGTTCACCCACGGCTACGGAATCGTCATGAACCCGGTCAACGAGGTCAGCGTAAGCGGCCAGCCCATATTGTGGGTGAAGGACCTTCCTCCGGCGATGTCCATCCCCCTGTCCATAGATAGACCTCAGATATATTACGGGGAGACTCCGGAGAATTACGCCTTCGTCAACACCACGGTAGAGGAGTTCGACTATCCTATGGGAAACGCCAACGCCAGGACCGTATATAGCGGTCTGGGAGGGGTGCCTATGGGATCGATGTGGAGAAGGCTCATCTACGCCCTCGATTTCAACGATTCGAAGATAATATTCTCCAACGTCTTCACACCGGACAGCAAGATTATGTACAAGAGAAACATCCAGGGAAGGCTGAGAGAGGTGGCTCCGTTCCTGATGTACGACGGAGATCCCTATATGGCGGTTATAGACGGCAGGCTTCTCTGGATACAGGACTGCTACACCGCCACAGCGGACTATCCCTACTCCGAACCGGTACTGATAGGAACCGGAAGAGGGCGGTCCAGGATCAACTACATAAGAAACAGCGTCAAGGCCACTGTGGACGCCTACGACGGCACCATGACCTTCTACGTGATGAACGAGAACGACCCCCTTATAGATACCTGGAGAAAGATATTCCCCGACCTCTTCACCGACGGATCGAAGATGCCAGCGGAGGTAAAAGAACACATCAGGTACCCCAAGGGGCTCTTCTCAATACAGAGCGAGATATACAGGACATACCACATGAAAAACCCCAACACCTTCTACAACAAGGAGGACGTCTGGGAGACCATGAGGGACGGCGACGACAGGACGACGATGGACTCGTATTACCTAATGATGAAACTTGCGGGAGAGCAGGAGACCGAGTTCGCTATAATATCCCCCTTCATGCCTGTGGGGAAGAATAACCTCATAGCCTGGCTGGCAGGAAGGTCCGACGGAGATAACTACGGGGAGCTCTTGGTCTACAAGTTCCCGAAACAGAAGTTGATCTACGGACCGACCCAGGTAAACGCCCTGGTGGACCAGACCCCGGAGATATCGGCTCAGCTCTCCCTCTGGACCCAGAGGGGATCGGACGTCATAAGGGGTAACATGCTGGTCATACCGATAGACAACTCTCTTCTCTACGTCCAGCCACTGTACCTGAAGGCAGATAGGGGAGACCTGCCGGAACTCAAAAGGGTAATAGTCTCCACCGGCGGCAGAGTCGCTTGGGCAGAGGACTTCGGAACAGCCCTGTCCAAGCTGCTGGGACTCTCCGCCCCGCCCGAGATGATTCCATCCCTCAAAACTGAGACGGGAGTGGGTATGGACATACACCAACTGGCCGAAAGGGCCCAGGAAGCCTGGGAGGAATCCCAGAAGGCCCTTCAAGGAGGGGACTGGTCGTCCTACGGAGATTGGATGAAAGAGCTTGAAAAGGCCATAAGGCAGATGACCGACATGGCCGATACAGCCGAGTAG
- a CDS encoding FprA family A-type flavoprotein has protein sequence MKGPVQIADKTWWVGVNDRTTDLFEALWPLNRGISYNSYMVADEKVAVIDGVKADFYPQYVENLKAILGPDRTVDYMIVNHVEPDHSGAVEVMVQAFPDITVVGNDKTLKFLTQFYGPLPNFLEVKDGDVLDLGDHKLTFALIPMVHWPETMVSYDTSTKALFSCDAFGSFGALDGGVFDDQLELDSYRDETYRYYANIVGKYSSFVMKALNKIRDMKLDIAIVCPSHGPVYRKDPDYIIDFYEKMARNETDRAVLVVYGSMYGNTARLAEAVAEGVHSGGITDVMVKNSATSDLSELVRDLWRCRGLILVGCSYNGGVFPKIKHFMDIVEGKKVSGRFVGICGSYTWSKGAAMKPMRAFAEQSCWTKVEPEVEVLSRPDRKDLEEAHKLGANMAEAVSKA, from the coding sequence ATGAAGGGACCTGTTCAGATAGCCGATAAAACCTGGTGGGTTGGGGTCAACGACAGGACCACCGATCTTTTCGAGGCCCTATGGCCTCTAAATCGGGGGATATCCTATAACTCCTACATGGTGGCGGACGAGAAGGTGGCGGTCATCGACGGGGTCAAGGCCGATTTCTATCCTCAGTACGTGGAGAATCTCAAGGCAATCCTCGGTCCGGACAGGACAGTAGACTACATGATAGTCAACCACGTTGAACCGGACCACTCCGGGGCGGTGGAGGTCATGGTCCAGGCTTTCCCGGACATAACTGTGGTCGGAAACGACAAGACCCTGAAGTTCTTGACCCAGTTCTACGGGCCTCTGCCCAACTTCCTGGAGGTGAAGGACGGAGACGTTCTGGACCTGGGAGACCATAAGCTGACCTTCGCCCTCATCCCCATGGTCCACTGGCCGGAAACCATGGTGAGCTACGATACATCCACCAAGGCTCTTTTCTCCTGCGACGCCTTCGGCAGCTTCGGAGCTCTGGACGGAGGGGTGTTCGACGACCAGTTGGAGCTCGACTCCTACAGGGACGAAACCTATCGCTACTACGCCAACATAGTGGGCAAATACTCGTCCTTCGTGATGAAGGCACTGAACAAGATAAGGGACATGAAGCTGGATATAGCCATAGTGTGTCCCTCTCATGGACCGGTCTACAGGAAAGACCCGGACTATATAATAGACTTCTACGAAAAAATGGCCCGGAACGAGACGGACCGGGCGGTGTTGGTGGTCTACGGATCCATGTACGGCAACACCGCCCGGCTTGCCGAGGCGGTGGCCGAGGGAGTTCACTCCGGAGGCATCACCGACGTTATGGTCAAAAACTCGGCCACGTCGGATCTTTCCGAGCTGGTCAGGGATCTGTGGCGGTGCAGGGGGTTGATCCTCGTGGGGTGCAGCTACAACGGAGGTGTGTTCCCTAAGATAAAACACTTCATGGACATAGTGGAGGGCAAAAAGGTATCCGGCCGTTTCGTAGGAATATGCGGCTCCTATACCTGGAGCAAGGGTGCCGCGATGAAGCCTATGAGGGCCTTCGCCGAGCAGAGCTGCTGGACCAAGGTGGAGCCGGAGGTGGAGGTATTGAGCCGTCCCGATCGTAAGGACCTGGAGGAGGCTCATAAGTTGGGGGCCAACATGGCGGAAGCGGTATCGAAAGCCTAG